The Mycolicibacterium brumae DNA window GGAAGCGCTCCGGCTTCGGCGACCTGAACCAGTACGGCACCGCCTCGATCCAGTTCTACACCAAGGTCAAGACCGTCACCGAGCGCTGGCCGTCGGGCATCAAGGACGGCGCCGAATTCGTCATCCCCACCTTCAAATGAGCGCCGCATTCGACACCGACGATGACGACCGGGTGCTGATCGACACCGCCGCCGCGTTCGCCGCCAAGCGCATCGCGCCGCACGCGCTGGAGTGGGACGCCACCAAGCACTTCCCCGTCGACGTGCTGCGCGCGGCCGCCGAGCTCGGCATGGCCGCCATCTACTGCGACGAGAACCTCGGCGGGGCCGGGCTGCGCCGGATCGACGCGGTGCGGATCTTCACCGAGCTGGCCGCCGCCGACCCGGTGATCGCCTCCTTCCTGTCCATCCACAACATGTGCGCGTGGATGGTCGACCGGTACGGCGACGACGAGCAACGGGAGCAGTGGATCCCCCGGCTGGCGAGCATGGACGTGATGGCGAGCTACTGCCTGACCGAGCCGGGCGCCGGCAGTGACGCCGCGGCGCTGCGGACCCGCGCGGTGCGCGACGGGGAGCACTACGTGCTCGACGGGGTCAAGCAGTTCATCTCCGGCGCCGGGGCCTCGGATCTGTACGTGGTGATGGCCCGCACCGGCGCCGACGGCCCCCGCGGCATCTCGGCGTTCCTGGTCGAGCGCGACACGCCCGGCCTGGGTTTCGGGACGAGCGAGGCGAAGATGGGCTGGAACGCCCAACCCACCGCGCAGGTGATCCTCGAAGGC harbors:
- a CDS encoding acyl-CoA dehydrogenase family protein codes for the protein MSAAFDTDDDDRVLIDTAAAFAAKRIAPHALEWDATKHFPVDVLRAAAELGMAAIYCDENLGGAGLRRIDAVRIFTELAAADPVIASFLSIHNMCAWMVDRYGDDEQREQWIPRLASMDVMASYCLTEPGAGSDAAALRTRAVRDGEHYVLDGVKQFISGAGASDLYVVMARTGADGPRGISAFLVERDTPGLGFGTSEAKMGWNAQPTAQVILEGVRVPASAMLGGARGEGAGFGIAMNGLNGGRLNIAACSLGGARTAYEKARGYVRDRDAFGAKLIDEPTIRFALADMATGLETSRLMLWRAAAALDADAPDKVELCAMAKRYVTDTCFGVADAALQLHGGYGYLREYGVEKIVRDLRVHRILEGTNEIMKVVVGRAEAARADGKD